GCGAACCCGTTGACAATTCCGTCGACGATCTTCCGGTCGATCCAGTCCACGACCTTGGCGACCCCATAGACGACCTTGAGGCCGATCCAGTCGTAGGCGGCGGTGAAGCCGTACCTCGCGAGGAGGATGTCGTAGATCTTCCGGCGGGCCGGTGTGGCCACATAGACGTCGGGGTTCCAGGCCTTCCGATCGTAGTACATGTAGGCCACGAAGATACCTCCCAGCCCAGCTGCTATCGACAGATAGGTGAGCCAGTGGGTGAAGGTCTCGATCAGGGTATCTACCGGCGCGACGTACTCGAACTCGATCGGTCCGACCAGGGTGGGCACCATGATGTTCATGAAGCCCATGAATATGGCGATCAGGCCGGAGAACAGCGCCAGGAACCCGAGGATGACCAGCGGACCGGTCATGACCTTAGGCGCCTCGTGCGCGTGGTCGTAGGCGTGGTGGTCCCTCGGCTCGCCCCTGAACGTCATGAACCATAGGCGGAACATGTAGAAGGCGGTGAGGAACGCAGTGACCAGCGCCATGATGTATAGCAGATAAAACAGGGGGTTGTGCTCCCCTGCCTCGTATACCACTGCCAGGATATCGTCCTTGGAGAAGAACCCGCTAAGGAACGGGAACCCAGCGATGGACAGACAACCGAACAGCATCACCGTGGAGGTGATCTTCAGCTTCTTGCCCAGCCCACCCATCAGCCTCATGTCCTCGGTGTGCACGGCGTGGATGACCGCACCGGCGCTAAGGAAGAGCAGGGCCTTGAAGAACGCGTGGTTCATCAGGTGGAACATGCCGGCAGTGTAACCGGCGTTGGACACATCCAACGACAGCAGGTATCCGCCGGTCCCCAGCGCCAGGAACATGTAGCCCAGCTGGCTGATGGTGGAATAGGCGAGCACCCGCTTGATGTTGGGGTTGTTCAGCGCCATGGTGGCGGTAAACAGGGCGGTGAATCCGCCGATTATGGCTACGATCAGCATGGTGTCCGGGGTGTGGACCATGACGGGGTAGGACCTCGCCACCAGGTACACACCGGCCTTGACCATGGTCGCCGCATGGATAAGGGCCGATACGGTGGTCGGGCCCTCCATGGC
This DNA window, taken from Methanomassiliicoccus sp., encodes the following:
- the nuoL gene encoding NADH-quinone oxidoreductase subunit L; translation: MYWSELAWLIPIFPLVSFVLVGFLGNKLFKKIENGGYFAILMAAISCFISLMVAYEILSGGYPEGVFKQSMTWMTVPGFTFNMGIYIDTLTALMLIVVSFVATLVVIYSIGYMHEEGVKKRRYYAVISLFIGVMLGLVLASNYLQMFIFWELVGLCSYLLIGFWNTKPSAASAAKKAFLVTRIGDIMFMLGLFIFFVGFQGNLDFDYIFNNVSAFSGGNDLLTLGTFFIFGGAIGKSAQFPLHDWLPDAMEGPTTVSALIHAATMVKAGVYLVARSYPVMVHTPDTMLIVAIIGGFTALFTATMALNNPNIKRVLAYSTISQLGYMFLALGTGGYLLSLDVSNAGYTAGMFHLMNHAFFKALLFLSAGAVIHAVHTEDMRLMGGLGKKLKITSTVMLFGCLSIAGFPFLSGFFSKDDILAVVYEAGEHNPLFYLLYIMALVTAFLTAFYMFRLWFMTFRGEPRDHHAYDHAHEAPKVMTGPLVILGFLALFSGLIAIFMGFMNIMVPTLVGPIEFEYVAPVDTLIETFTHWLTYLSIAAGLGGIFVAYMYYDRKAWNPDVYVATPARRKIYDILLARYGFTAAYDWIGLKVVYGVAKVVDWIDRKIVDGIVNGFAKVTVKLGNFLRKGQTGFVQSYAALVIAGVSIIVILLFLFGGVI